The Bos indicus x Bos taurus breed Angus x Brahman F1 hybrid chromosome 9, Bos_hybrid_MaternalHap_v2.0, whole genome shotgun sequence genomic sequence caggaTCCCCTCCCAGGGGTCTCCATGGCCTCAACCATCTCCACCAACCCAGCGCATGCCCACTTTGAGAGCTTCTTGCAGGCCCAGCTGTGCCAGGATGTGTTGAGCAGCTTTCAAGGGCTATGCGGGGCCCTgggggtggagcctggtggggggcTCTCCCAGTACCACAAGGTCAAGGCCCAGCTCAACTACTGGAATGCCAAGTCGCTGTGGGCCAAGCTGGACAAGAGAGCGAGCCAGCCGGTCTACCAGCAGGGCCGGGCCTGCACCGGCACTAAGGTGTGTCTCAGTGCCTGGGGTGGGGCTTGGAGAGTGGGCGGAGTCAGAGGAGccccctctccccccgccccccgccatgCCTGTGCTGCCTTATGTGTTCGCAGTGCCTGGTGGTGGGTGCGGGACCTTGCGGTCTGCGGGCTGCTGTGGAGCTGGCGATGCTGGGGGCCCGAGTGGTGCTGGTGGAAAAGCGCACCAAGTTCTCTCGCCACAACGTGCTCCACCTCTGGCCCTTCACCATCCACGACCTTCGGGCACTCGGCGCCAAGAAGTTCTATGGGCGCTTCTGCACAGGCTCCCTGGACCACATCAGTGAGCACCGTGTGGTGGCCTGGAGGGGCGGATGAGCCTGGGCCTAGAGACAGGCCAgtagggtgggggttgggggctgcTGGGCCAGCCCAGGGCAGGGTGGTCAAGATTCACTGCAGTCAGATGGCTTTCAGGACTCAGGTCCCTCACCTGTAAAACAGGCACTTGGACTGAGTGAGCTCTAAGACTTTCTCCAGCCCAGACCAGGTACACACTGGTATTTGGGGAGGCTGTAGGATCCTGGGGTCCCTGTCGCTAATGTCCTCTCCCTTCCAGGCATCCGGCAACTGCAGCTCCTCTTGTTGAAAGTGGCATTACTGCTGGGGGTGGAAATCCACTGGGGCATCACTTTCACTGGCCTGCAGCCTCCTCCCAAAAAGGGTAGGTATTTTTCTGCTCTTGAGAACCCCCATGTACCAAGGATACCCTGGCCTTGCAAAAGAAAAAGGGTGGGGTTGGGAGTCAGCTGAGTCTCCCTTTCTCACAGCCTGGCCTTTTTCAAACCCTGCTGAGCCTCATTTTGGACTTTTGTAAAATGtgaagtatttctttctttacctCCTTTCCATGGCTGTTGTGAAGGTGTCATTTGATAGACTGTGTCACTGCTTTGTAAACCACAAAAccctttaaatgtttatttatttcattggaTTGTCCTGGGAATATAGACACCCCTTCAGTTTTCTATATCTTTGTGCCACTCACATCTTCTGCTCCAGGGAGTGGTTGGCGTGCCCAGCTCcagcccagccccccagcccaACTGGCCAAGTATGAATTTGATGTCCTCATCTCTGCGGCTGGAGGTAAATTCGTCCCTGAAGGTGAGTGATCCCTTCCCTTGAAGAAGCCAGCATCTTGAGCTCCTCCTGGGCCTTTCTAGGCTGTTACGCCCCTCATCCCCCGGCCACTCCCCACCTGTCCCCACCTCTAGGCTTCACAGTGCGAGAAATGCGCGGCAAACTGGCAATTGGCATCACGGCTAACTTTGTGAACGGGCGCACCGTGGAAGAGACACAGGTGCCCGAGATCAGTGGTGTGGCCAGGATCTACAACCAGAGCTTcttccagagcctgctcaaagCTACAGGTCAGGGCCCTTCCTCACAGGGTTTCCCTTCCGAGTGCCTGACTGTGGCCTAGCTCCCGACTCTCCCTCTTAGACCTGTCCACAGTCCAAAGAATCCCACACTTGTCCATCTTTGTGGTCCTGGCAGCAAAGAACCTGAGCCCTCAGGGAGTCAGCAGGCACAACCGCACTTGGCCATCCAGCATGACAAGTCTTAGAAATCTCTTGCCAAATGCATGGGCTTTTGCTTTGTGCTTCTGTACATAGGCTTTAATATAAAAGTGACATAAATTCAAAGTGTAAGTGGTACTTCCAGAAGGTGTTCTAGGTTTTCTTTGGCTTCATACTACCACGCCCTTTGGAGTGTACGCATCTCATTTGGAGAAGCCAGGCTGTCCTCTGTAAGCCTGTGACCGTGTGGTTCATGTCTCCCTGCTGCCACTCCACCCTGGTTTCTCTCTTTGCTCCTCCATCTGCTGGGCCTGAGATAGATGGTCCATGGTGCCACCAGAACTCATGGGTCCCTGTGTAGGAAGGACCCACTGCAGGCTAAGCTGTGATCCCAGCTCAGAGGTCAGGCATGTCTGGTGTATTTGGAGAAGTGACACATAACTAGAGGAGACACATCCCCTGCACCCTACCCTGACCCCACAGGCATCGATCTGGAGAATATCGTGTACTACAAAGATGACACCCACTACTTTGTGATGACAGCCAAGAAGCAGTGCCTGCTACGGCTGGGAGTGCTGCATAAGGTGGGGCCCAGGCCCAGGCATGGGGGGACTGAATGGTGGACCCTGGGAGGTAGGGTCCAGGCCTGGACATGGTCTCCCCCTGGGTGTGGAGGGAGTCCATCCTGTCTGCAGTGGCACTTTCTCCACCTCAGTAAGTTCTTCTCCTCTGAGACTTACATGGCCACTTGAATCCTATTCTGGGCTCAACACCATATACCAGTCACAGCACTGCACTCCATGAGGACTAAGCTCCACAAGGGGTTTTGTCTGTCTCTTCCTTGCTGATGATTCCCAGAGCTTAGAATGGTGCCTGCTATGTAGTAAGCACCCTGAAGGTATCTGCTGAATGAACTAGTTGAACACATGTAATGATGCTGGGCCTGGGAGGCAGGATGTTCACGTCTAGTCCCAGCTCAGCCTCCAACTGCTGTTTAATCTGGGGAAGCCCATTCCTGGGGCCTCAGGGATGTGTACCTGAGGGGATGGGACACTGATGGTTCTGATCTGTCGGCCACACAGGACTGGCCCGATACTGAACGGCTGCTGGGCAGCGCCAATGTGGTGCCCGAGGCTTTGCAGCGCTTTGCTCGGGCAGCTGCCGACTTCGCCACCCACGGCAAACTTGGGAAGCTGGAGTTTGCCCGGGACGCCCACGGGCGGCCGGACGTCTCTGCCTTTGACTTCACAAGTATGATGCGGGCAGAGAGCTCTGCTCGGGTGCAGGAGAGGCACGGCACCCGCCTGCTGCTGGGGCTGGTCGGGGACTGCCTGGTGGAGGTAAGGGCTCAGTGTTCCCTGCTTGGGGAGTGGCTCTCTGGGTTCTGTGTAAGGAGGCACGGGGATTCCCTGGTTGGGGGAAGAAGCAGCCTCATGGgaagtggggggggggagggtaaTAAAATGTTTACTGTTGTAAAGAGGAGCTGAGGGTGGCCTGGTGGTGTCAGGGGGCCTCCAGCTCTGCCCCTGGGGGCATGTGGGCTCGGGCAACCCTGTTGGGGGTTGGGTCCTCCGTTGGGCCCTCACTGAGCTGTTTCTTGTCCTTCTGGCCCTGCAGCCCTTCTGGCCCCTGGGCACTGGAGTGGCCCGGGGCTTCCTGGCAGCCTTTGATGCCGCCTGGATGGTGAAGCGGTGGGCAGAGGGCGCTGGGCCCCTAGAGGTGTTGGCAGAGAGGTGAGGCCtgagttggggggtggggcagggcagggctggatGTGGGACAAGACACGGGAATAGGTTCGGAGATGCTGGGGGAGTAGATAGGGGAGTGGATAAAGGAGAATAAGGCAAAAGCCCGGTGGTGGTTGAGGGGTGAGCGCTAATGGTGGCCTCCTGCTTGTGCCCGTCCCTCACCCTCATCCCCTAGAGAGAGCTTGTACCAGCTCCTGTCACAGACGTCCCCGGAGAACATGCACCGCAACGTGGCACAGTACGGGCTGGACCCCGCCACCCGCTACCCCAACCTGAACCTCCGGGCTGTGACCCCCAGTCAGGTCAGCACTCCACCCCAGCACAGTCCTTGCCTCCTGGTCCCCGCAGCCACTGTCCCTCTGGGTGAGCCCCACCCAGGCAGCCCTCCCCCATGGGCTGAGCGGGTGTGTGGTCAGCCCGCCTGGAGACCTGAAAGGGGCTGCCGTAGGTACGAGACCTATACGACATGGAGGCCAAGGAGCCTGTGCAGAGGATGAGTGACGAGACAGACTCCGGAAAGGCAGCCACTGGTGAGCAGTCCTCCTCCACGGGCACGTCTAAAACCTTGACCGAACAGTGATGCGTAGGCACCGACAGCAGTTGCAGCTGCTGGCAGCAGGGAGCAGGGTGCTGGAGCCCCGCTGGGTTGGGGGGTGGAGATTGGGGGCATCCTGGAGAGCACAGGGCAGCAGGCGCTTGGCAGCAGCCGTTTGGCAGCCTGTGCGGAGTATCTCAGCACTTTAACCACCACTGAAACACTGGATGGCAGCCGTGCTGCGCTGTTCTTGGCTGTCCTGCCCCTTCCCACCTGGCAGAccccaaacctgcctctcctttcagcctctgggcttcccttgccCCTCAGTTCATAGCCTGCTGGCCTCTCTGTGGCTAGCAGTGATTTCACTTTATTcccccaaaagattttttttcaaatgagaaaatgggGATGAAGGAGGTACTGCTCACATTCTTAGGCTGGTGCTCAGTCGGGGTGGGTCCCTGCTTCTGGCTCCCATACAGACCCCACAGCCAGCAGCTGGGCTCTCTCTGCGGGCTGGGGTGCCCTGGGTACAAGTGCAACCTCCTCTTCCTAGGGGCAGTGGGCTCCCAGGAGGAGCTGCTGCGCTGGTGCCAGGAGCAGACGGCTGGATACCCAGGTGTCCATGTCACTGACCTGTCTTCCTCCTGGGCTGATGGGCTGGCTCTGTGTGCCCTGGTGCACCGGCTGCGGCCCGCCCTACTGTGAGTCAGGGATTGGGCTTGGGGGTCCCTGATAGACCCTCCCTCTCTTCCATGCCTCTCCACCGCCCCCTCCAGGCAGTGTGGAATGACAGGGGATCACCATGTAGGAGACAGGGGATCACCATGTAGGAGGTGGTACAGCCACTGCATCCCAGCACCATCACTTGCTAATAATCCTGCTCTAGTCGCTTCACCTCTGTAGAGATAGTactcctgcccctctgcccatgAGCATGCATTCAATAGGGAGAGCTTTGTGAGTGGTGGAGGCCCCCAAGGCCAGAAGCCGTTGTGATTGGCTGGGTGGTGGTGGGTGTGCAGCGGAGAATAAAAACCCTTCCTGCCCTTGCCTCCCTTTCCCGCTATCCCTCCCCTTTCTGTGGGCTCAAGTTCTGGGTCTCCCACTGACCCTTCTCCCTGCTGCCCCATAGGGAACCCTCCGAGCTCCAGGGAATGGGGGCTCTGGAAGCTACTTCTTGGGCGCTGAAGATGGCAGAGCATGAGCTGGGCATCACACCAGTGTTGTCCGCACAGGCGATGGTGGCAGGGAGTGACCCACTTGGCCTCATTGCCTACCTCAGCCACTTCCATAGTGCCTTCAAGAGCGTACCACACAACCCAGGTGAGCTGGAAGACAAGGGTGGGACgacaagggtgtgtgtgtgtgagagagggacagacagacagagcaaGCAAGAGAGCGCCCTCTAAGGGACATCCTGGGAGAGGTATCCTTTAGCCTTCTGGGCTGGCTCATAGCTCTCTTCTGGGGATATAGTATCGCCCCTGATCTCCACGACTCTCCTCACAGGCTCGGTCAGCCAAGGCTCCCCGGGCACTGCCAGCGCTGTACTATTCCTTGGCAAACTGCAGAGGACCCTGCAACGGACCCGAACTCAGGTAGAGAGTTTGGGTGGGGTTGGGCTGGGCAGTGGGGTTCTTGTGGGGGTCCCTGAGATGAAGAGGACGACATCCAGAGTTGGGGGAAAGAAGTGGGGGCTCAGAGCCCATGCTTAGAATGTAGGGCTTGTTGCAGGAAAATGGGGAGGATGCTGGTGGCAAGAAGCCTCGCCTGGAGGTAAGTGCACGCAGGGGCTGGACAGTCCCTTCCCTGAGGTGCTCTCCCACGTCCTGTCCCCCAGGTCTTGCTTGCTACCCAAGCTCCTGTACCCAACCCCCCATCCAGTCTCACCGCCTTTCCCTTCCAGTTCTTTCATCTGCACACATGACTCCCTAACTGACCCTGTCCCTCTACCTCTCGGCCTTTTCAGGTAAAGGCGGAGACCCCAAGTACTGAGGAGCCACCTGTCCCAAAGCCTGATGAACCAATGACACCACCATCCCAGCAGCAGGATGTGAGCACGGGGGCCCTGTCTGCAGGCAaagacctgggaagggcagggAGGTGTGTTTCAGGGGAAGGGCCGACCTTGGCTTTGACTCCAGCTAACCTGGGACCTGGGGATCACTGCAGGCCAGTGCTGAGGATCTGTGTGCACTTTGTGGGCAACACCTCTATATCCTGGAACGCCTCTGTGCTGATGGCCGTTTCTTCCACCGGAGCTGCTTCCGCTGTCATATCTGTGAGGCCACATTATGGCCAGGTGGCTATAGGCAGcacccaggagatggtgagttGGCCTGGGAAGCATTCAGAGGGACTCTGCATTTGGCCCTACCAGGCAGGGTCAGGAGCttgaaagtggagaggaactgggGTGCTGCGCATGAGGTAGAAAAACAAACTAAAGATTACGCTTTCTTCTCCTAAGCTCAGTCTTCTCTGTCCCCTCCAAAGCCCCAAATGTGGGGTTCTGAGAAACCAGGAGGCTGGTAGAAATTCACCAACAAATGCAGTCTTGTCACCCCCACCTTCCCTGATAGACTGAATATCTGATCCTTGGTCTGCCTACATCTGatgcctccttccctctcccaccttctCAGGATATTTATACTGCCTCCAGCACCTGCCTCAGACAGGCCACGAAGAAGATAGCAGCGATAGAGGTCCTGAGAGTCAGGTAAAAGCTGTGGAagtgtgtggtgggggggtgaggaggaggaaagggctccCCGGCCCAGCAGAGTGAATGGGGGGAAACTGAATGTCCTCCACGAGAGTGTAAACTCCATGATGGCAGAGATCTTTGTCCTGTTTTACTTACTGACATATTTTCAAGTATCCACAACACTGCCTGACACTGTTCAGTAAATGGCACAAATGGATGAATGCCAGGTACCACATCTGTCTCAAGGGGCAGCCTCAGCCCATGCTGGGCAGGTCACTCACTGACCAGAACATCTGGTGGCTTTTCTAGGACCTTCCCATGTCGAGTGAGAATAACACGCCATCAGGCCCCGCAACTCCCGTGGACCTCCATCAAGGGACCAGTCCTGTCCCAAACCCCATCCAGCCCACCCGTCGATTGATCCGCCTCTCCAGCCCAGAACGCCAGCGTTTATCCTCCCTTCATCTCACCCCTGACCCGGAAATGGAGCCGCCACCCAAGCCCCCCCGAAGCTGCTCCACTTTGGCCCACCAAGCCCTGGAAGCAAGCTTCAAGGGCTGGGGAATGCCAGTCCAGAGCCCTCAAGGTAGCTGCTGGCTCGGGGTGGGGATGGCATGGGTGGTTTTTGGATTCTTGGACAGGTATGtggggcatggggagggaggtcgtGGGGATTCCAGCCCATGTCCACGTCCTGCTCAGTTCTTGAGGCCATGGAAATGGGGGAAGAAGAGAGGTCCTCCTCCagtgaagaggaaacagaggaagaggaagatgtgCCTTTGGACTCAGACATGGAACATGTGAGTGGGAAGAACCTGGCCACCTATTCTGCCCAAGCCAGCACACATCCACTCAACACACGCCTCCCCTCACCCAGGAGAAACCCACAGCACCCAGCCTCTTCTGAGCCCAAATTACCTTCTCACGTGGTCTGACTCTTTCATGTCCCTAAGCCTCTACCTTTTCTATCAGACTTACCCCACTTCCAGTCTAGGGTCTTTCTGGTCCTTCTTAAATGGAGCTTCCCCAACCCCTATCCACTGACTCTGTCACAGTTTCTGAGGAACTTGGCTGAGAACTCAGGCACCATGAACAATTATCCAACGTGGCGTCGGACTCTGCTGCGCCGGGccaaggaggaggagatgaagcGGTTCTGCAAGGCTCAGGTGTGGCCTCAGGGTTCCGAGGTTCTGATGGGGTTAGAATCCTGAGACTGGGGATAAGAGCTCCCCTGGGACTCTGTTCTTGAGCGATCATGAGACTCCTGGGCCCCGTCTTGTACTCCTCAGGCCATCCAGCGGCGACTAAATGAGATCGAGGCTGCTCTAAGGGAGCTGGAGGCCAGGGGCACAGAGCTGGAGCTGGCTTTGAGGAGCCAAAGCAGTGAGTAAGGATAGGGGAGGGATAAAACTAGGAGACCTCTGCCTCCTGGCACTGTGTTCTGCCCCAGCAACCCCCAAACTGCTAGGTCTGGCTCACAGCAGGCTCTATTCCTCATGCCATGACTCCTATGATCCTGGCTGGAGGCCTGACTGGCCCCCTTTTTTCCTTATCAGGTTCCCCTGAAAAGCAAAAGGCATTATGGGTGGAACAGCTGCTACAGCTCGTCCAGAAGAAAAACAGCCTAGTGGCCGAGGAGGCTGAGCTCATGATCACGTAAGGGGTGTCAGGGTTGGGGAGTGGGGGACAGTGGCATTGAGTCAGGCAGGCCCCAGCCAGGGCTTTGCTCACCCTAGGCATCTAAGCCttttctattcctgccctccaCAGAGTGCAGGAGCTGAACTTGGAGGAGAAACAGTGGCAGCTGGACCAAGAGCTGCGAACCTACATGAACCGGGAAGGTAAGCAGGATGTGGGGAGAGGCTGGTATTTGCACAAGCCTCGTGACTGCAGATACTGCCCAGCAACAGTCTTCCAATCTGAGTACCTCTGAGGCTGAAATGCCTCCTGAATTGCCTCTTGAACTGAAGGACACCAGAGGATGGGGCTCCAAGCGCCTACTCTGCACCTTCAGTCAGAGCTGCACAACTCAGCTTTTACACcagatttcctttaagaatgatGTTGCAGCTAACAATGCTAGAAAACCATTAGTGTTGATAAGCCAATTTCACAGGGTGGGAAACAGCAGGGGTTATAGAAGTCACACAGGCTAGGATTAGGCTGTGCCTCTTGGGCCTCTCTGCCGCATCCTCTGTCCTCTAAGCTTCATCTCCTCCCTTCAGAAACCCTAAAGACAGCTGCCGATCGGCAGGCTGAGGACCAGGTCCTGAGGAAGCTACTGGATGTGGTGAACCAGCGAGATGCTCTCATCCGCCTCCAGGAGGAGCGCAGGCTCAGTGAGCTGGCCTCGGAGCCCGGGGTCCAGGGCTAGAAGAGGGCAGGCTGCCTGACTTATCTGCCAGGAAGACCGCCTTACCCCAGGACAGTGCTACCCTGTGTTCATCTGGGCTGCCTGGGAGAGTGCCTCAGTGTTTACAATAAAAAGTTTCTGACATAAACAGGACTTCTGGCTAGCTGCAGGTGTGAGGTGGGGACTGAGCAGGGAGGGCAGACGGGTGGGAGCCCAAAGGTCTACACTGTGACAATCACACTGACCCCTGGCCCCAGTCACTGCCTCTACAAGGAAAAAGGCCGAGCCACAAAAGTGTCAAGCTTTATTGTtcctcagctctctctctctcctgctgccCTAGGAGCAGGGCTGGCTGAGACTCTGGGCCCAGATCCTGGGCCTCTCTTGCCCTTCCCAGCACATGCTGAAGCTCGGCCCGGGTCCTACACAAGCCCTTGGCCTCCTGCACGTGGAAGAGGTAGAAGGCACCTGCCCCCAGCACCAGTCCTACGCTGGGGGTCCAGAGCAGTAGAGCAGCTTCCCTGATCCATCCTCCGGCCGCCAGGGCACACAGCAACGCTAGGAGAAGAAGCCCTAGACCAACTGCATAGCCGGCCATGGTGGCCCACCAGTGAGCCTGGGCCATGCCCTGGTCCACTTCTGCCCAGGCCTCCCTTAGCACACTGGTCAACGGCGAGCTCTCTGCTGGTCCTACAAGGCAGGAGAGTGGGGAGGCAGAATAACAGTCAGAGTGGAGGGCGTACCTGTGGTGCGGAAGTGCCAAAGAAAAGGATGCGGATGACTCACCATGGGTAGGGCTGGGGTTGTGCTGCGGGGGGCTGTGTCTCACACACAGGGTAGCCATCAGGGCCTCATGATCAGAGAAGGGGGGGCCGCTGTAAGGGTCATGGCCTGTAGTAGTTTTGAAAGTCTTACAGAAGATGTATAGCCCAGACACTGCCTAGGAAAAGGGCCAAAGAGAAACTTCTATTTGGAAGTATGTTTCCAGAGAACCAGTTCCTGGCTATCCATTTTCCAGCTGCCAGTGACGTAAGACTAGACCAGCTGGACAAAGGATCAGCACAGCCTGGTGAGAGATGAAGAGACATGGTGGGTGCGGCGGGGAGAGGCCTGACCTTATAAAGTACATAGTCGATGCGGATGCCTAAGGGAAATGGCCCCAGCTCCTGGTGCTTGACATAGCAGTTCTTGGGTACCATTGTACAGCCTTCTTCAGAACCCTAGGTGAAGAGTGGGCTTGAGTGAGGAtgcaggggaaggaggagggaaagaggcTGAGGGCGTAGGTGGGGAAATAATTAGACAGGTCCTCACCTTGAAGTCCCGGGTCTCCAGATAGGCATCATGCAGCCCGGTCCACTCTTTCAGCAGGCGGCAGCCCAGGTCCTTTGGGTGCAAGTTGAGGTCCCCACACAAGAGAACCACATCAGCCTTCTTGGATGTGTGGCTGGAGGAACCAAGATGGTGAGGCAGGAATTCTTCCCTCATCAGCTCTGCCCTAAAAGTGGGACCTTACAGCCACCACTCAATCCCTCGATCCCACCCTATTTCCCCTGTTAAGCCCAGGCTCACACACTGGATGAACTGGGCCAGTTCCCAAGCTTGGGCCACGCGATGTGCTAGGTAGGTGTCCTTCTGTCGATTGTACTCGGCATGGAGCTGCGAAAGATAGAGGAGACAGTAACAGGTGAGACTCAAGGTCCCAAGGGCAGATGTAAATCAAGTTTGTCATTTGGCATGGTGCTTGGTAAAATGTGTGAACTCTGCCTACTGACCTTAGGAATCCTGCCCCTACAACTCACCCCAAGGAGACTCCACCAAAGgtgtcccctctctccctcccaggaCCAGGCTGCCTCTCCCAGCCCTAAGCACTGTGGGCTTCACTCACGTGGGTCACGTAGGCATTGAGCACCAATCCACTTAGATGGAGTACCAGCAGCCCCACAGCCTTCCCACAGAACCAGTCACAATGATGGATCTGCAGGCAGGAGTGGGACAGAACTCAGAGCACTGCAACCCTCTCTCTGCCCATCCCTTGCAGTCCTGGGAAGGTTACCTCCTTTACCATGTGttagtggaggtgggggagggtggtggaTGAGTTCGAGATCAGGCTCACCATGTAGGGGTAGCCATTGAGGGTGAAGACATGCTGGGTGAATTCCTGGATTGGGTGTTTGGAGAAGACACAGAGACCACTGCCAATGATGCCACTGAAAGCCAAATCCTGGTTAGCGGTCACAAAAGCAGGGAGAGAAATACCCAGCCCCTTCCCCCAGCTCTTATcagcttttttttctctttttgcagcTGATGGAAGCTCACAAAGTGTTAGTTGTTTGTGTGGGGTGATAGGATGGCCTGAGAGTAAGTCTGATGAGCTGCAGAGCTAGATTTTCCTCATTCCACCTTCTGCTTCCACACCCAGAGGAGAGGATGCTGGGGAAGAGGAAGCAGGGTGCAGGCAGCatagggaggaggggctggcaggCCAAGCACCTCAAGGTCTGAAACTAGGCTTCCAGGCCAGTTGGCTGCTCACCTCCTGAAGTAGTGTGCAGCTGGGTAGGTGGGCAACAGCTTCTGTCTCAAGTACTGGAAGTCCTGTTCACTCCACACCTGGGGGAAGGGGTTAAAGATACCTTCCCGGCCCTTCCCCCTGGGAGAGCGCCCCCACTGCCGCTGCCCCCCTGCAGCCTGGTTCCGCACCCCACCTCCTCCAGTAGAGCTAGGTCGAAGCTCTCCATGTTTAGAAAGTCTCCCAGGCGCTTCACGCGGTCGGCGCGATGCTTGCTCAGGTAGGGAATGCCCCTGAGGACGAGAAGCGCAGGGGGGAGGTGACGGCTGCGGGCGCTCGGCGCTCCGGGGCAGTACCGGAGTTGGGGCCAGGGGCCGGCTGTGGAGGTGCGGGTTGCCCCCCGCACCCCGAAGCTGTAGGGCAGGGGAGCGCCGTGGCCCGGATGTGAGGAAGGCCTCCTTCCTCTGGCAGTGCGGGTGCGGGCGGGACGCGGCCCCAGACCCGCGTGAGGGGGCGCACTCACCAGCAGTTGAGGTTAAAGACCCTCAGTCGCAGGGTGAAGTTGGGCTTCATGGCGGGGACGCTGGGCGGCGCGGGACGGTTCGGCCTCCAGAGCGACGGCCGCGGCGGGGGACACGGGCGGGCGGCGGTCCTCCCGGGGCACTGCGTACAGGTGGCCGCCCGGCTCCCGCGCTCCCCGGAAGGCCGCGGCGCCCAAGTGCACGCGCCTGGGGGCAGATTCTCGCGTTACCCAGGCAACCGGCCGGCGGGGCCCCAACCTGGCGGCGCGCCAACCCGGAAAGTCTGGCGCTGACCCGAGGCAACAGCCGCGCTGGAGGACCCTGGGCGATCCCAGAGGGATCCCAGAGGCGGGGGCGGTTGGGGGCTCCCCGGGTGGGGGCTCCCAGAGGAGGTTCTGGGCAGCGGCGAACCGGACTGAGGCACTCGGGACGTGGACTCCGCGTTCCTTTTCTCTGAAGCTCGTCCCTGGTGGCGACTGCCTATGGGTCCTCTCCAGCCTCTCCGCCGGTTCGACAGCAACAGGCGCAAAGTTGAGGAAAGGCCGGGCCTTCGCCGACCGCCCCGCCCGTCGCCCCGCCCCCCTTTCCCCCCGCGAgcagcgggggcggggccgcgccGTGGTTGCCCTGGCGACGCGCAGTGTTTGTGACCCCAGGAGTCCCCGCGCGCAGGCATGGCGAGCCAGCAGCACTCGGTTCCGTGCATCTCGCGGTCGCCACCCGAGCAGCCGCTTCAGGTGAAGGTGGTGGGGCTTTTCAAGAGT encodes the following:
- the SMPD2 gene encoding sphingomyelin phosphodiesterase 2 isoform X1, which gives rise to MKPNFTLRLRVFNLNCWGIPYLSKHRADRVKRLGDFLNMESFDLALLEEVWSEQDFQYLRQKLLPTYPAAHYFRSGIIGSGLCVFSKHPIQEFTQHVFTLNGYPYMIHHCDWFCGKAVGLLVLHLSGLVLNAYVTHLHAEYNRQKDTYLAHRVAQAWELAQFIQAELMREEFLPHHLGSSSHTSKKADVVLLCGDLNLHPKDLGCRLLKEWTGLHDAYLETRDFKGSEEGCTMVPKNCYVKHQELGPFPLGIRIDYVLYKAVSGLYIFCKTFKTTTGHDPYSGPPFSDHEALMATLCVRHSPPQHNPSPTHGPAESSPLTSVLREAWAEVDQGMAQAHWWATMAGYAVGLGLLLLALLCALAAGGWIREAALLLWTPSVGLVLGAGAFYLFHVQEAKGLCRTRAELQHVLGRAREAQDLGPESQPALLLGQQERERAEEQ
- the SMPD2 gene encoding sphingomyelin phosphodiesterase 2 isoform X2 translates to MKPNFTLRLRVFNLNCWGIPYLSKHRADRVKRLGDFLNMESFDLALLEEVWSEQDFQYLRQKLLPTYPAAHYFRSGIIGSGLCVFSKHPIQEFTQHVFTLNGYPYMIHHCDWFCGKAVGLLVLHLSGLVLNAYVTHLHAEYNRQKDTYLAHRVAQAWELAQFIHHTSKKADVVLLCGDLNLHPKDLGCRLLKEWTGLHDAYLETRDFKGSEEGCTMVPKNCYVKHQELGPFPLGIRIDYVLYKAVSGLYIFCKTFKTTTGHDPYSGPPFSDHEALMATLCVRHSPPQHNPSPTHGPAESSPLTSVLREAWAEVDQGMAQAHWWATMAGYAVGLGLLLLALLCALAAGGWIREAALLLWTPSVGLVLGAGAFYLFHVQEAKGLCRTRAELQHVLGRAREAQDLGPESQPALLLGQQERERAEEQ